The genomic region GTTCTAAAATTCTTTGTTCATCACTGCAGTCTAAGACAATTAGACAGCTTTTATGGTTAGTCGGTTTGTCAGATGAGATCAGGCTCATTTCATCTAAAAACAGAAACTGTTTAGGGACAGTTTCATTACAATATAATGAAACTGTTTTCCCTAAAAATTTCAAACCTAAACCTAAAGCAACCATCGAACCAAGACAATCGCCATCAGGCCCGGGATGTCCAACTAGAGTAAATTCTTTTTGATCCCTTATTGTATTTAGTAATGCTTTGAAATTACTTGCCATCATTAATGTCCCTAAGAAGCTTATCAATTTTATTTCCATACTCTAAAGAATGATCAAACTTAAAAGATAGCTCTGGCACATGTCTTACTTTCAAACGTTTACCTAGCTCTGATCTGATGAAGCCTTTGGCTTTTTCCACTCCTTTGAGCGTGTCAGTTTTTTCCTGCTCTGTCCCATAAACTGTGAAATAAATTGTACATTCTCTCAGATCATTAGTAACATCTACGCTTGTAATGGTTAAAAAACCTACTCGTGGATCTTTTAAACGTTTTTGAAATATATCGTTGGTCTCAATCTTAATAGCCTCTGCAAGCTTTATCGCTCTTTGTTGAGACATATTCATCACCTCGTTAAACTGGTTTGACTTCCTCTTCAGTGAAACATTCAACAATATCTCCATCTTTGACATCATTGAAGTTCTCTAATAATATACCGCACTCGTAACCTGTGCTTACTTCCTTAACGTCATCTTTAAAACGCTTAAGAGTGTCTAATTTTCCTTCATATATTACAATGCCGTCTCTTATTAATCTTACACCATAGTTTTTAACCATTTTACCTTCAAGAATATAGCTTCCAGCTATGGTTCCAATTTTTGATGCTTTAAAAGTTTGCCTAACTTCAGCTTTTCCTACAAACACTTCTTCAAACTCGGGTTCTAAAAGACCCAGCATTGCTTTTTTCACATCTTCTATTGCATCATAGATTATTCTATATAATCTAAGGTCAACACCATCTTTTTTGGCAGCCTTTTGAGCACTAGAATCCGGTCTAACATTAAACCCTATAATAATTGCCGACGAAGCAGATGCTAACATTACATCATTTTCTGTTATTGCGCCCACTCCAGTGTGTATTACTCTAACATTTACATTTTCGTCAGAAAGCTTTTCTAAAGAATGTTTAATAGCTTCAGACGAACCTTGTACGTCCGCTTTGACGATTATATTTAGATCTTTAATTTGACCTTCTTGGATAGACTTAAATAAATCATCTAAAGAAACTGCTGAGCTATTTTTCATAAGGTCACTTTTATCTTTATCAAGTTTTTGCTGAGCTAGATTACGAGCATTTTTATCATTTTCCATAGCTCTGAAATTTTCACCGGCTTGCGGTGCCTCTGAAAGGCCTAGGATTTCTACAGGGGTCGATGGCTTTGCCTTTTTTATTTGCTTGCCTTTATCATTAATCATAGCTCTCACTTTACCAAATGCAGTTCCACTAACTATGGAATCACCAACAGATAATGTTCCCCTTCTTACTAGCACTGTAGCTACGGGGCCTCTACCCTTATCCAGCTTAGATTCAATAACTGTACCACTTGCTAATGCATTAGGATTTGCCTTTAGCTCCTGCATTTCAGAAACTAAAGTAACCATTTCAAGCAAGTTATCGATACCTTCGCCTTTTAGCGCAGATAGCTCAGCAAATACTGTTTCGCCACCCCAATCTTCAGGAACTAAATTATAGTTGGTTAGCTCTTGCTTTATTTTTTCAACATTGGCATTTGGTCTATCAATCTTATTAACAGCCACTATGATAGGAACCCCAGCTGCTTTTGCATGGTTTATTGCCTCTACAGTTTGAGGCATGACGCCATCATCCGCTGCTACTACCAAAATTGCAATATCTGTAACTTGTGCTCCTCTTGCCCTCATCGCTGTAAAAGCGGCATGGCCTGGTGTATCGATAAAAGTTATTTTACTATCATTAACTCTTACTTGATATGCACCAATATGCTGTGTAATTCCACCAGCTTCACCTGTAGTAACTTTTGTATTTCTAATTGAGTCAAGAAGGGTTGTCTTTCCATGGTCAACATGCCCTAGTACTGTAACTACTGGTGAACGTGGCTTTAAATCTTCAGCCTTATCATCAAATTCCAACTTATCTTCTTGCTCATCATCTTCAGACTTAGTTTCAACTGATGCTCCGTACTCTAGAGCAACTAGCTCTACTGTATCTTTGTCTAAAGACTGGTTTACTGAGGCCATAACACCTAAGCCCATTAACTTTTTTATTATGTCTGTAGAACTTACATCTATTTGTTCTGCTAACTCAGCTACTGTAATGCTATCATTTGATAAAATTATTTTATTATTCATTTGATCATCCTTTGTTGACTGTGATTGTTGTTTATTATTTTGTTTTTTGCTTCTTTTTTTGTTCTTTTTCTTCTTTGTTTTTGTCTTTTTCTCTTCTTTTTCTAAGTCCTGCTCGTTACCTTCTATAGGACTTTCTTCCGAAGACTTGTCTTCTTTGTCATTGGTAAATAGGTTAAAAACTTCTTCAACCTCTTGCTCCGACAAAGTGCTCATATGATTTGACACTTCTAATTTTGAACCTTTCAATTGCTCAA from Proteinivorax hydrogeniformans harbors:
- the rbfA gene encoding 30S ribosome-binding factor RbfA, with product MSQQRAIKLAEAIKIETNDIFQKRLKDPRVGFLTITSVDVTNDLRECTIYFTVYGTEQEKTDTLKGVEKAKGFIRSELGKRLKVRHVPELSFKFDHSLEYGNKIDKLLRDINDGK
- the infB gene encoding translation initiation factor IF-2, producing MTKKYRVYEVAKDLSITSKELIEQLKGSKLEVSNHMSTLSEQEVEEVFNLFTNDKEDKSSEESPIEGNEQDLEKEEKKTKTKKKKNKKRSKKQNNKQQSQSTKDDQMNNKIILSNDSITVAELAEQIDVSSTDIIKKLMGLGVMASVNQSLDKDTVELVALEYGASVETKSEDDEQEDKLEFDDKAEDLKPRSPVVTVLGHVDHGKTTLLDSIRNTKVTTGEAGGITQHIGAYQVRVNDSKITFIDTPGHAAFTAMRARGAQVTDIAILVVAADDGVMPQTVEAINHAKAAGVPIIVAVNKIDRPNANVEKIKQELTNYNLVPEDWGGETVFAELSALKGEGIDNLLEMVTLVSEMQELKANPNALASGTVIESKLDKGRGPVATVLVRRGTLSVGDSIVSGTAFGKVRAMINDKGKQIKKAKPSTPVEILGLSEAPQAGENFRAMENDKNARNLAQQKLDKDKSDLMKNSSAVSLDDLFKSIQEGQIKDLNIIVKADVQGSSEAIKHSLEKLSDENVNVRVIHTGVGAITENDVMLASASSAIIIGFNVRPDSSAQKAAKKDGVDLRLYRIIYDAIEDVKKAMLGLLEPEFEEVFVGKAEVRQTFKASKIGTIAGSYILEGKMVKNYGVRLIRDGIVIYEGKLDTLKRFKDDVKEVSTGYECGILLENFNDVKDGDIVECFTEEEVKPV